Part of the Osmerus eperlanus chromosome 22, fOsmEpe2.1, whole genome shotgun sequence genome, ttcagccttggtgcagaattacagccactacgagcagtcccacaatgagctttcctcaggacgtgccgtttctgtgtctgtagctttaaatgctatgaggaagaaagaggcggagctaactgccatgcttcggtcgtttgcaagccatgatgtcttgaGGAAAAACCAATGTCGCGCTCGCACAGTTGTAGCTCATTTTTTCATTGGTgcgccaaattctctgtgcgggcaaagcagagagaggggaggtaacctttcctaTTGTGATGTCACAATAGGGGGATTTTCTAAACCGAgcgtttgagctttcattttctcaaaggcggagaagaatacccagggcttggtttacacctatcaaaatttctagccactgggggaccaaaggcagtctaggggaactcatattaatgttaaataacctcctaatgtgaagttttcatgtcatgggacctttaaagaaAGCAAGATTAAATACAGTATGTGAGTAAGACTAGAAAAACATGTGCAATTAAAATATGTATATGAGCTATGAGGGTATATGAGTACTTCCAACATTCTCACCATGAACAGTACACATCCAAGTAACACTCACCCAAGACAttccacacatgtacacagtcACTGTCCAGCGATTACAGTCAACACGTTTGTAATGATCCTCCACATTATGTATTTGACTTTAAATCTGTTTGTTTTCATTAGATATCAGTCTGatatctcttctctctgctaTCTGACCTCACCATGAGTCCTCAGCCATCCACCTCTGCCtcttcttctgcttctctctcctctgtgctgACATGGAGCTGCATCACCCAATGGTTGAACTCAGTAGCTTGACAAGCTCTGTGCTCCAGAGCCATTCTTCAGCAAGTCCTGAGGATGGTCCAATCTGTCACAGATACAGCTAGCTGGTCTGATGCACCACGACTCAACAGAACCACTGTACTGTACCTGAGGCAAAAGAGAAAGAGTCAGTTGGGCCACTGTTTGGTCCTGACCGTGAGTGTGGGTCTGGTCCTTGTCAGGAAACTGGCCGCTGACTTTGGCCTAGTTCCTACtcctggttgtggttgctggGCAGATTCAGTGTCCTCTACAGCTCCAGGACAGGGTCCTCAACTTTTTCCACATCCCTCTCAGGGGTGAACTGGAATACCAGCAGCCTTCACACAGAGGAGGTTATGGAGAGAGTAGTAGGATGATCATTGTACCTTGCAACTTTTAAGAATCAAATGAGTGTCTAGTGTTAATACCATAAGGGGATTTGATAATAGAATCATAGACAGCATAGAGAGACACAGTTTTACTCTGACCTGGAAAAAGAAAGTCTTGCATTCCGCCTGGTGTCCTTCCCTGCAGGACGGAAGGAAGGTCTGCCGGTGTTGCCATGACACAGCAGAGGAACACATGctgacaacacacagacacagagaaagaggcaAATGACCATAAACAACAGGGCATATGCACATTCCTCTTGCTCAACTGAGATTCCCATCCcacgtgtatgtgtctgtgtgtgtgtgatgaggatgACATCTGAAGCAAGGCtgctggagagatgaggagctcCTGACAGCAGATCCCCTGGCTGAGCAAACCCTGAACGGTGGAGGTCCCAGCTCTGGCTGTAAACACTGATATAGAGGACAGGAAATGTGCTGCTTCACAGAGGTCCAGAACCTGACAATGAATATAGCATTCAGGTGTGGTGTAGTACATTATTACACAGGGGCGTAGGTTTCATTATATATTATGACATGTCCCGACCACTTTTCAAAAACAGCAAATCTTTCCCCCTGCACTTTTTATtgaaagaaaataagaaaataatatttactcctgcacacacacctgatatcACAACCGCAGACATTACACTCCACATATATTGCTGTTTATGATTGAATGATAATAAAAGCCACTTGACTTGGAagccagagagagaagtgagacaTATGGACTAGCAGCCACAGGTAACCAGCTGAGGGGCTgacagaaggagaaggagagctggGATTACTTCATTACTTCACAAAAGGAACAGGAGGCTGAAAGGAAACCTCTACCAAGGCCAAACAGTGTTCTGAGACAAAGGGATTGGTAAAGTGAAATAAATATAACTACAACTTTTATTTGCTTTGGTTGTTTATTAATTAAATAACTGAATACAGTATGTTAGTATATCAAAAAAGTGcaattatatatttgatgttgaaGTTGTTATTAATCTTAATGACATTACAAGCCTACCATAACAATTTTATAATGTAGCGTTTAAAGTTGATTAATTACCACCTTTGGACACCAATCAGTCAAGTCTTGTGAAAAGGTTCTGTGTACCTCCTTGACATGAATTTAGCTTTAATCTAGCTGACCTTGGCCTTTGACTCCACTGCCATCACAAACTTCCTAAAGTCATCAGCTAGCAGTTGAGGCTCCTCGAAGGCAGCAAAGTGACCCCCCCGGGGCATGAAAGAGTAGGACAAAATGTTCTGATACTTGCGACGAGCCCAAGGAGGGGGGCAGTGGAACAGCTCTTCAGGGAAGGCTGCTAGTCCGGTGGGAACATACACCCCTGTCCTGTTATCACAAAAGGCAACAAAAGGTCCATGTCAGTCAAACGTTGTTTAAACCCATCATGTCGCAACATTTTGTCAGTGTCATTGAGCAAAAATTGCAGCTTTTCTAGGTTGGTGGATATTGATAGGATGTGGAATTGCTACATCAGTGTGTTACTGTAGCTACAGTGTGCTAGGTTTGCCAGAGACAATCGGAACAAGTAAAGACATCAGTATAAACCTTACCTCGCATCAACTCTCTTTAGAATATTTTCCTTTAAATTCTCACGATAGAAGCGCATCGAAGGAATTATGGAGCCAGTTGTCCAATAAATCATGACATTGGTAAGGAGATCATCAAGTTGGTACTTCCTAAAACAAAATGCTGCCCTTATTATTACTCAAGCAATATATAACTCTCATTTAAATGTTCAGTGATACAGCACGAAAGtgtttattattgtattttatttagatTCTGTCAGTTTCATCAAAGAAAATGTGCTTGTTACTGTACCTCTCCAGTCCTCCGTCCTCAAGATTGCTATTTTCAGAATCAGTCCAGGCAGAGAACTTCTCCAAGATATAGGCCGCTAAGCCCACAGGAGAGTCATTAAGTCCACACCCTGGAGAGGGAACCGAGGGAGGAGAAAGCTGTGATCGCTAATGCTAATGTCCAGATTGCTGATTCTTAGTTTTAAAGCACCTGCAGTAAGACCGGCCCAGTTGACacaaaaactgtttttttttatacattacTGATTGCTGCAACATTATAATTCAACACGACTCACAGTTTCATAAGGGTGATGTTCAATTGGATGGACAAAATGAGACATGGAGGCCTTGTGCTTGTAGCTGACCTGCTGTGTCTGGCTTGGTGGCCTGCATGTGTAGGTAGCCGGTCTCCCTCAGTAGAGCATGGAAATTCTTCTCCACAGGGTAGAGGCGTTTGACATCTTCCTTTGAAAATCCaacgagggaggggaggtaagaTCCCAGCAGCAAGGACAGGAACATGGCCGGACCCCCGAAAGGCACGTTGAACATGTTGAGGTGAAGACCTTTCACACACCTTGCAGCAATGCAATATAATGAAGAATTCATGCAGTAACATTGTCAGAATGCACTTGGATTTTTGGACTATTATAAAAATTATGATCTTGTATCAGACCAAGATCGTGGGATATCACAGCGGGTGAGACATGCTTCCCATTACTGAATAACAAGTTTGCATTCTCCTATAAACTTTAGCGTGGGTCTACACAAACTATCCAGTCATCAGAAGTTTCATACTGCGAGTGCCAGTGTCTCTTTTACTGAAAGACAAGGCTGCGAAATACTACCATGGGTTTTATTTACTCTGGTCTCATCTGGGCCATGTTGTTGGTGATGATGGAGCCCCAGTCCCCTCCTTGTAGGTAGAACTGGCTGTGACCTAGACGTTCCATCAACTTGAGGAACACTCGAGCTGCTGCTAAAGTATCAAACCCTACAGGAACAAACATTAGATTCACCTTGCAGCACAGAAGCCAGTTTGAGATGCACAATGTGTGGACATTGCACAGCAACGGGTAAAATCATCTTTTCATACTACAGTTTAGTGTCAAAAGTAAACTTAAAGGTTTCCTTGCAGAAATGTTAGGCTGCATGCGTACCTTGCTGTTGTGGGGCGTCTGAGTAGCCAAAGCCTGGGATGGAGGGGCAGATTACTTCAAAGGCCAGGCCATCCTCACGCTGAAGCAGGAAGGGTAGCATCTTGTAGAACTCAAAAAAGGACCCGGGCCAACCATGGACAAGCATCACAGGCTGAACTGCCTGTCCGTCAGGCACATGAGGAGAACTCATGTGAAGGAAGTGCACATCCAGACCTGGATCCCCAAATGAACAAGATGGAGCAACCAACCCATACTTCTACTTGTCCTATCCAGCCTGATTGAGCTGCTCAGTGGTACATAACATGAATATCTATTTTAGAtattttatcattgttacattttGCACTGTAGTGACGTTTACTTGATTCAAAACatttaatgtttttgttttatgttgTCTTTTAACATGTACAGAGGTAATCTAATAACGATATTTTCACTTTTGTGGTGTAAAAATAAGTTACCTTCAATTCGGGTTTTGAAATGTGGGTATTTGTTGAGGACGTCGACCTGTCCATTCCAATCAAACTGATTCCTCCAATACGAGGCAATTCGTTGGAGGTATGCTGAGTTGAAGCCGTAGTTGAATTGGGAATCCACCAAAGCATCGGTGTATCTGGCTCTGTCAAGACGTTGGTGAAGATCCTGAGGACAAAGAGGGGAATGTTCACCTTTCTTGGAAACATAATCATTTCTATGTATGTTTATGTCCTACTTGGCACTATTCTAAAGAATGAATCCACATGTCAGTTTACTGGGACCTCTACACGTCTTACTGGCTCTTACTCTCATTCACGTTACCTTTATTTCCTCATCGGAGGTTTCCACCGTAAATTGATAGATTTCGGTGTCATTAGACCTCTGTTGTCTTTCTGACCCCCACCAGCCATCCCCAATTGGAATGGTGGTGACTGTTCTGGCACCAACCAGCCGGGGCAAGACAGGACCCCTGCACCTGAGACCAGCTAGAGATATGTTGAGTCTACAGTTGTGGAGTCTGTGACAAATGGAAACTACTCAGAATCACCTATCATTGTATTTTAATTTGATATACAACTCTTTCAACAATTGTTCTATATTACCAGTCAAAGATGTGAGGTACTGGTGTCTACAGACATACAGTGTATGCACAGTGTTATAGGTTTGTATTTCATTTCACTTCTGTGAACTTGCTGTTGGTCTGCCCAGCTTAACAGTCTATAAAACCTAATTAGTATTCCTAAATCGAACCACCACATTCTTCATATTCTTAACTCACTATAATC contains:
- the LOC134009131 gene encoding epoxide hydrolase 1-like: MHAAVSSRLHNCRLNISLAGLRCRGPVLPRLVGARTVTTIPIGDGWWGSERQQRSNDTEIYQFTVETSDEEIKDLHQRLDRARYTDALVDSQFNYGFNSAYLQRIASYWRNQFDWNGQVDVLNKYPHFKTRIEGLDVHFLHMSSPHVPDGQAVQPVMLVHGWPGSFFEFYKMLPFLLQREDGLAFEVICPSIPGFGYSDAPQQQGFDTLAAARVFLKLMERLGHSQFYLQGGDWGSIITNNMAQMRPECVKGLHLNMFNVPFGGPAMFLSLLLGSYLPSLVGFSKEDVKRLYPVEKNFHALLRETGYLHMQATKPDTAGCGLNDSPVGLAAYILEKFSAWTDSENSNLEDGGLERKYQLDDLLTNVMIYWTTGSIIPSMRFYRENLKENILKRVDARTGVYVPTGLAAFPEELFHCPPPWARRKYQNILSYSFMPRGGHFAAFEEPQLLADDFRKFVMAVESKAKVLDLCEAAHFLSSISVFTARAGTSTVQACVPLLCHGNTGRPSFRPAGKDTRRNARLSFSRLLVFQFTPERDVEKVEDPVLEL